GCCCCTTTTACATGCTTGAGTTGCAAATAAACTCCTAATCTGATAGAAATCAATGCAGCTGCTTTAATTAAGGGCATGTACCCTACCTTGCTAAAGAGACAGGAGGTGGGTGACAGCCTGACAAGGTTGAAATTTGCCGGCTTCCCTCCGTTCTCGTACCACTATTATTAATGTCGAAAATATAGGTATAATGCATAAATTGCTCTTACCAACCCTATTAACTAAAACCGCACAAGATATTCCATGAAGATTTGAACAAAATCGCCCAAGGCTGAGCAATTAGCCATTCATTTGTTAGAAATCATCAACAAGTCAAATCAAGGGAGTTAGGCACTAATTCATCACACATTTAATTCATACGAAAATCTGGACTAAAGTTGCATTTTTTCTCCGGCAACATTTTCTTATGGTTATTACGTTGTTATCAATTCATCACCACACAACACAACATTAATTGATCCTTAAATTTCACAAGGAGCCAGGATAGTGAAGTTTCTAAAATGATTATGCATCAACTTCATAAAGCCAACAGCGACATTTTTAACTTTAAATATAAACCTTAAACAGAATTGATCATGGCACCTATATATGTTTGCTATTTCCATTGTCTTGCATGCATGATTGATGTTATTTTTGTGCGGTTGCCCCAAAGCAACTTTGTATTAATAGCTTCTTGTAGCGTAAAATGTTTGCTTTTCATTCATGTTACTAGGTATATAATCAAGTGTTTCGTATGCTTGTTACGATTAATTGCTTTTGCAAAGTGGAATTCACATGCAAGAGTGCATGTAGATCCAAATAAcaattaaaaagtgatattaggAAAGATAATATAATATGATTCCACCATTGCCCTTATCtactaaattgtttaattaaacTAATACCCACCCAAATATTAAACAAAACACTAGAATTTACTGTTTATTATCAGGGATTAAATCATATATGGCATCGAAAATAGTATATCATTTTGTATATTTCACTTAATGCAAGATCCAAATTGCGCTTTTCAGTTACAAACTCATTGTCAAACATGATtaacaacaaataatcaaaaaaatcCGTAACCAAAAACATTACAAAAAGTGAACTTTAATACcataaaaatctcaacaactAATCTTAATATGTTGACAATAATATTTATGGTTTTAAAGtttgttattttagtgtttTCTTTAATGCGTGGGTtggtattaaattaattaaataatgtaATAGATAAGGGGTAATGATGCAAtcatattattttctttctcctAATATCACTTTTTTAATTATTGATTGGGACTAAATGTTACAAGATGATTAACCTTAAGGGAGGCtagtttaattttttgaaacctgAAGGGAGGCCAGTGAAATAGTCAGAAACTAccggggaggtttctaaaattatccctattttCTTACTATAAATTATAAAggaatgcaatatatttttcaatttaaccAAAGGAGTTGATTCTGCTTTTGCATGGTGTGCTGAGAAGAAATGCGTCACAACTCAAATTGGGGACGCATAACTGCTTTTGTATGTACATTAATTGCTTTTGTATGTTGAAATTTTGCCTTATATATAGTCTACACCAATAGGTTGCAGAAATCCAGCATACCCCCTCCATAGCCCATCCTCCACTTTCTTTTTCGAAATATGGAGCTCTTAACAGCACTATATTTGCTTTGTTTCCTTTACCTTACATACTACCTCTACAAGATAGCCTTGCAGAGGACAAACCAATGCTGTTACATGCTAGGCTATGAATGTTACAAGGCCACGGAGGACAGAAGGTTAGACACAGAATCATGTGCCTCCATCATCTTGCGCAACAAAAGTCTTGGCTTAGAAGAATACAGATTCCTCTTACAAACCATTGTCAATTCAGGCATTGGTGAGAACACTTATGCTCCCGACAATGTCATCCAGGGCAAAGAAGAGCGTCCTGAATTAATCGATTCATTAACCGAGATGGATCAAATTTTCTTCAACACACTTGACAGTCTTTTTGCGAAGTCAGGGATTTCTCCTCAAGAAATCGACATTCTTGTGGTGAACGTATCTCTACTTTCTTGCGTGCCATCTCTAGCAGCTCGAGTCATAAACCGTTACAAGATGAGGTGCGATGTCAAGGCCTTTAATCTCTCTGGCATGGGGTGCAGTGCCAGCCTTGTTGCAATTGATCTAGTCCAGCAACTGTTCAAGTCTTACAAGAATGCATTTGCTATTGTTGTGAGTACAGAAGCTTTGGGTGCAAACTGGTACTGTGGCAGGGAAAAATCCATGATGCTGTCCAATTGCTTATTCCGCTCGGGTGGTTGTTCAATGCTTTTCACCAATAATAAGGCCTTAAAGCATCGAGCCATCTTGAAGTTAAAATATATGGTACGCACTCATTATGGATCAAATGATGAAGCCTATGATTGCTGCATCCAGGTGGAAGATGGTCTAGGGTACAGAGGTTTTCGTCTCACGAAGAAACTTGTCAAAGCAGCAGCTCAGAGTTTCATCATCAATCTGCGAGTGCTGGGTCCTAAAATGCTCCCATTATGGGAAATAATAAGGTACATCGTTGTATCCTTCCAGCAGAGGAGGAAATCCAAGAGTGCGTCCCTTGATCAAGGACTCATGGCCGCAATTCCGAATTTGAAAACAGGTGCAGAACACTTCTGCATACATCCTGGTGGAAAGGCAGTTATAGATGGGGTTGGCAAGAGTTTGGGGCTAACTGACTATGATCTTGAACCGGCCCGGATGACGCTTCACCGCTTTGGTAACACTTCTGCTGGCGGCTTATGGTATGTTCTAGGTTACATGGAAGCTAAGAAAAGACTCAAGAAAGGTGACCGGATAATAATGATAAGTTTTGGTGCTGGATTTAAATGTAACAATTGTGTGTGGGAGGTAATGAAAGATATGAAGGATGGCAATGTTTGGGAAGATTGCATTGACGAGTACCCTCCAGATTCTCTAGGCAATCCTTTCATGGAGAAGTATGGATGGATCAATGATGCGGCACTGAGCTTCATCAGAATGGAAGATTATagatcaatttcttgattttcaagAGAGCTTCTTTACCCCACTGCTCCCATTTTCCTAGTCCCTCCTTAAATTTATCTTACCTCCGCAATTCTCAAATCTCAACGAGGATGAGATGTCCTAAAATTCTCCTTGAAGGGCCTGGCAGAATTGTTGTTGAGCACCAAAGAAAGTCCAGCTTAGTGTTTGTGTGGGATTTGTTTCCCAGAATCTTCGTTTCTTGATACCATATACTATATTGTCATTCCTGTTGTTCAATTGTGTCAATCTCTCGCATGAATCAATAAAAGTTTACCCTTAAGTGGAAAATTCAAGCAATTTCCAAAGAAAGACGCATTCAGCAACCAGGGACTTGAATTGCTGGCTTGCAGAACGTTTGTTTCGGGAGATTTATCGCAATTGTTTTATTTCTTCGGCTTTAGTGATGGTATGGTTGAGACCCAGCAAGAACTTGCCCTGCAACTAACTTTCTGATTAGCTAATAAATTTCACAGAATAGCAATCACCATAAATTCCTCCGCTGTATATATAAAGAGGATGCAGCTTGGCAGGCACACTGGGACAGCGGTGGCCTCAACATGCCGAAGAATGGCACGTCTGACATTACATTTATGTGGTTTCCAGAGTCTTCACCATACTCTCTCTTTCAGCTTTACCCTACCAAATTAACCTACCATCAGGTTCTGGGCCATATGCTGTGAAAAATAAATCATGAAGGGCTACAATAGTCTGAAATGGTATTGATCGGTGTTAGTTTATCTGGCATTGCAACTTACAAGTCAATTTAAACAACCAATGTCTAATACATTAAGTGATACAATAATATGAAACAACCCCTTTACTTGCTGAAAAAAAGACAAGTTCAGCAAATGCTAAAAGAAAAGTTAGCTAGACCGTGCAAGATGCAGTAGTACAATCCTTAGCCATGTCCCGGGGGAGGTCTTCACAGGAGAAAGTTCTCTACCCGATGAGAAGCCATGACTTTGTGAGCTCACAAGGGTCCATTCGAGTAATTAATGATGTATCGTTTGAGCAGATTTGATACATCTCTGCGGAACAATGTGAGAAGATTTTGACGTTTCTGGGAGGAAGAAGTGTAGTAGAGTCAATTGGCAGGTTAACTGGCTATCTTTTCTTTGCACTTATGTGAAGTCCCACATCGCCAGACTGTTGAAAGTGAAACGAGGTGGGAGGATGATAAAAGGGGCACCCGGGCGAACCCAAACGCTTCATGGAGCCGCGTGATGAGCACAGAGCGAACTATTCTTTCGCCTTTTACTAAAGAATACCGTGTGCTCGTCACAACAAGCGGCATACGCCTATTTTTGGAGGGTGCTTCTACCAAAAAGCCCCTACAAGTTTTAGTGTCAAAAAATTATTGTTTCGGAAATTATATTATACTGTGATTTGTTAATTTCCAATTGCAAAGAATGGGTCGTTGGAATTGAAATTAGTTAGCTAGTGTTGATTTGTAAAAATTTGTTTCTGTTTTATTGAAGGTTCACAAGTACAAAATTCGTTCAATTTAAGAAAGGAATTGTAGGCAATATAAACTAGCTGATAAGGAACAAATATTGCTGTTGCCAAATTCTCCTTAATGAAAAATTGTGAATATGTTCTGCGGGCTCTGAATGAAAAATTCACTCTTATATAATAACCGTTTactattttgaccaaaatatttttcatctaTGGTAATTGGGAGTGAGATAACTATAAATCTTTGTATCAGCCATtcgaaaaaaaatacaatttcTAGGAAATATTTGGCTTTGTAGATTGTGAACCAGAAGTTATTGATGTCACAAAGACCTTCTCCGCGTCTGCATGCTTGCTTTTGCTTTGAAGGGTGATAATATTTGGAGGGGCAACAAGGAGTATTtttgtaaaagaaaaatgagagcTATGTTTTATAAGGGAATTATATTGAGTCTCATATCTTCGAAAGTAACATTGGTATATAAGTTTAGTGCTTTCATGAACCTATTAATctttaaagatttttctaataGGTATTACTAAAAATATCTAAATCACACTTTCTGGAATTGTGACACTTTCTAAAATTAActctttttttcaacaaaaaaaaaattagtacttCTTAATGAGTGTACAATAGATACATGCATTAGTCAAACTAAATCTTTAATAAGGCGAAACATGAAACAAAGAATAGAAAGTGACTTTAtaggtttttcttttttaactatAAAAAAATAGCATacaccaaaagaagaaaaaagaaatgacaTGCTTATGAGAACG
This portion of the Coffea arabica cultivar ET-39 chromosome 2e, Coffea Arabica ET-39 HiFi, whole genome shotgun sequence genome encodes:
- the LOC113725542 gene encoding 3-ketoacyl-CoA synthase 19-like gives rise to the protein MELLTALYLLCFLYLTYYLYKIALQRTNQCCYMLGYECYKATEDRRLDTESCASIILRNKSLGLEEYRFLLQTIVNSGIGENTYAPDNVIQGKEERPELIDSLTEMDQIFFNTLDSLFAKSGISPQEIDILVVNVSLLSCVPSLAARVINRYKMRCDVKAFNLSGMGCSASLVAIDLVQQLFKSYKNAFAIVVSTEALGANWYCGREKSMMLSNCLFRSGGCSMLFTNNKALKHRAILKLKYMVRTHYGSNDEAYDCCIQVEDGLGYRGFRLTKKLVKAAAQSFIINLRVLGPKMLPLWEIIRYIVVSFQQRRKSKSASLDQGLMAAIPNLKTGAEHFCIHPGGKAVIDGVGKSLGLTDYDLEPARMTLHRFGNTSAGGLWYVLGYMEAKKRLKKGDRIIMISFGAGFKCNNCVWEVMKDMKDGNVWEDCIDEYPPDSLGNPFMEKYGWINDAALSFIRMEDYRSIS